One region of Triticum aestivum cultivar Chinese Spring chromosome 6B, IWGSC CS RefSeq v2.1, whole genome shotgun sequence genomic DNA includes:
- the LOC123139985 gene encoding aquaporin PIP1-5 — translation MEGKEEDVRLGANRYSEHQPIGTAAQGGGADEKDYKEPPPAPFFEAGELTSWSFYRAGIAEFLATFLFLYISVLTVMGVVGNPSGSKCGTVGIQGIAWSFGGMIFVLVYCTAGISGGHINPAVTFGLFLARKLSLTRAVFYIVMQCLGAICGAGVVKGFQTTLYQGNGGGANSVAPGYTKGDGLGAEIVGTFVLVYTVFSATDAKRSARDSHVPILAPLPIGFAVFLVHLATIPITGTGINPARSLGAAIIYNKKQAWDDHWIFWVGPFIGAALAAIYHVVVIRAIPFKSRD, via the exons ATGGAGGGCAAGGAGGAGGACGTGCGGCTGGGCGCGAACCGCTACTCGGAGCACCAGCCCATCGGCacggcggcgcagggcggcggcgcggacgagaAGGACTACAAGGAGCCGCCCCCGGCCCCCTTCTTCGAGGCCGGGGAGCTCACCTCCTGGTCCTTCTACCGGGCCGGCATCGCCGAGTTCCTGGCCACCTTCCTCTTCCTCTACATCTCGGTGCTCACCGTGATGGGCGTGGTGGGCAACCCGTCGGGGTCCAAGTGCGGCACGGTCGGCATCCAGGGCATCGCCTGGAGCTTCGGCGGCATGATCTTCGTGCTCGTCTACTGCACCGCCGGCATCTCCGGCGGCCACATCAACCCCGCGGTCACCTTCGGGCTGTTCCTGGCCAGGAAGCTGTCGCTCACCAGGGCGGTGTTCTACATCGTGATGCAGTGCCTGGGGGCCATATGCGGCGCTGGGGTTGTCAAGGGGTTCCAGACCACGCTGTACcagggcaacggcggcggcgccaACTCCGTCGCGCCGGGGTACACCAAGGGGGACGGGCTTGGGGCTGAGATTGTTGGGACGTTCGTGCTGGTGTACACCGTCTTCTCCGCCACCGACGCCAAGCGCAGCGCCAGAGACTCCCACGTCCCC ATTTTGGCGCCGCTTCCGATCGGGTTCGCGGTGTTCCTGGTGCACCTGGCCACGATCCCCATCACGGGCACCGGCATCAACCCGGCGAGGTCCCTGGGCGCCGCCATCATCTACAACAAGAAGCAGGCGTGGGACGACCAC TGGATCTTCTGGGTGGGTCCGTTCATCGGCGCGGCGCTGGCGGCCATCTACCACGTGGTGGTGATCAGGGCCATCCCCTTCAAGAGCCGCGACTAG
- the LOC123135175 gene encoding laccase-20 isoform X2 produces the protein MAASVAGCFFFFFFFAVVLATASSGGSAALVEHTFIVSQMKLNHLCNDTLVTVVNGQLPGPAIEVTEGDSLVVHVVNKSPHGVTIHWHGVKQQLNCWADGAGMITQCPIQPNKNFTYRFDVAGQEGTLWWHAHVTSLRVTVHGALIIRPRSGPDSYPFPKPDKEIPIVIGEWWETDPFELDRRFANSDFADVPRSSTINGKLGDLNTCSGVTEDNYVLEVELGKTYLLRIVNAALHPQYYFKIAGHTFTVVAVDANYVKPYMTDTIVIAAGETVDVLVVAAAAPTGGRYYMVALGIMSLGPLTKTPVFISRGVMSYTANASGKGTSDDTGPIMVPEMPDYRDETMSFYFHGNLTSLRPVPVPGNIDERLLIAVDTGRLCRQGSVPSPPAYCMVTRMNNISFQLPTTTSLLQAYYKKDITMITSLRDFPSRPPPRIVFNRGYTSRGVSVWRVRYNTTVEVVLQGPPTPASYSNPMHLHGHDFFILAQGLGRYNAEKDVYAYNLVDPPVRNMALVPMYGWTVIRFVTTNPGVWFLHCHLAQHVSSGMAMAFVVENGPTTDTTLPPPPADYPSCDDPDDKVGYE, from the exons ATGGCTGCCAGCGTCGcgggctgcttcttcttcttcttcttctttgctgtgGTTCTAGCAACGGCGTCCAGCGGCGGCagtgctgcactcgttgaacatacGTTCATC GTGAGCCAGATGAAGCTGAATCACCTGTGCAACGATACGCTCGTCACCGTGGTGAACGGGCAGCTCCCCGGCCCAGCTATAGAGGTCACGGAAGGAGACTCTCTGGTTGTTCATGTCGTCAACAAGTCGCCCCATGGAGTAACAATTCACTG GCATGGAGTGAAGCAGCAACTGAATTGCTGGGCTGATGGGGCGGGGATGATCACTCAATGCCCGATCCAACCGAACAAGAACTTCACATACCGTTTCGACGTGGCCGGGCAAGAGGGCACGCTGTGGTGGCACGCTCATGTCACCTCCCTCCGTGTGACCGTCCATGGCGCCCTCATCATCCGCCCAAGATCCGGGCCGGACTCGTACCCGTTCCCCAAACCCGACAAGGAGATCCCAATTGTTATAG GTGAATGGTGGGAGACAGATCCTTTCGAGTTGGATAGGAGATTCGCGAACAGTGACTTTGCCGATGTGCCCCGTTCATCTACCATCAACGGAAAGCTTGGGGACCTTAATACCTGTTCCG GGGTCACCGAAGACAATTATGTTCTTGAAGTGGAGCTTGGCAAGACGTATCTTTTGCGGATAGTAAACGCTGCGCTTCACCCACAGTACTACTTCAAGATCGCCGGGCACACGTTCACGGTGGTGGCCGTCGATGCCAACTATGTCAAACCATACATGACGGACACCATCGTGATCGCAGCAGGCGAGACCGTCGATGTGttggtcgtcgccgccgccgcgcctacgGGCGGCAGGTACTACATGGTCGCACTGGGCATCATGTCATTGGGGCCCCTCACCAAAACCCCGGTGTTCATTTCACGCGGGGTCATGTCCTACACCGCCAATGCCTCGGGCAAAGGAACGTCAGATGATACTGGTCCGATAATGGTCCCTGAGATGCCCGACTATCGTGACGAAACCATGTCGTTCTACTTCCATGGCAACCTGACCAGCCTGCGGCCGGTGCCAGTGCCCGGAAACATCGACGAGCGACTGCTCATTGCCGTTGACACGGGGAGACTGTGCAGACAAGGTAGTGTGCCATCACCACCAGCCTACTGCATGGTGACCCGCATGAACAACATATCATTCCAGCTTCCGACGACAACGTCATTGCTCCAAGCATATTACAAGAAGGATATCACGATGATCACCTCCCTCCGGGACTTCCCAAGCAGGCCACCACCAAGGATAGTGTTCAACCGCGGCTACACGTCGAGAGGGGTGTCGGTGTGGAGGGTGCGCTACAACACCACGGTGGAGGTTGTGCTGCAGGGGCCGCCAACGCCAGCCAGCTACTCTAACCCCATGCACCTCCATGGCCACGACTTCTTCATCCTAGCGCAGGGGCTCGGGAGATACAACGCGGAGAAGGATGTGTACGCGTACAACCTGGTTGATCCGCCCGTGAGGAACATGGCCCTCGTCCCCATGTATGGGTGGACTGTCATCCGATTCGTCACAACTAATCCTG GGGTGTGGTTCTTGCACTGCCATCTCGCACAACACGTGTCGTCGGGCATGGCGATGGCATTCGTGGTGGAGAATGGACCAACGACCGACACCACTCTTCCTCCGCCTCCCGCAGATTATCCAAGTTGTGATGACCCAGATGATAAAGTGGGGTATGAATGA
- the LOC123135175 gene encoding laccase-20 isoform X1: MAASVAGCFFFFFFFAVVLATASSGGSAALVEHTFIVSQMKLNHLCNDTLVTVVNGQLPGPAIEVTEGDSLVVHVVNKSPHGVTIHWHGVKQQLNCWADGAGMITQCPIQPNKNFTYRFDVAGQEGTLWWHAHVTSLRVTVHGALIIRPRSGPDSYPFPKPDKEIPIVIDLLTAGEWWETDPFELDRRFANSDFADVPRSSTINGKLGDLNTCSGVTEDNYVLEVELGKTYLLRIVNAALHPQYYFKIAGHTFTVVAVDANYVKPYMTDTIVIAAGETVDVLVVAAAAPTGGRYYMVALGIMSLGPLTKTPVFISRGVMSYTANASGKGTSDDTGPIMVPEMPDYRDETMSFYFHGNLTSLRPVPVPGNIDERLLIAVDTGRLCRQGSVPSPPAYCMVTRMNNISFQLPTTTSLLQAYYKKDITMITSLRDFPSRPPPRIVFNRGYTSRGVSVWRVRYNTTVEVVLQGPPTPASYSNPMHLHGHDFFILAQGLGRYNAEKDVYAYNLVDPPVRNMALVPMYGWTVIRFVTTNPGVWFLHCHLAQHVSSGMAMAFVVENGPTTDTTLPPPPADYPSCDDPDDKVGYE; the protein is encoded by the exons ATGGCTGCCAGCGTCGcgggctgcttcttcttcttcttcttctttgctgtgGTTCTAGCAACGGCGTCCAGCGGCGGCagtgctgcactcgttgaacatacGTTCATC GTGAGCCAGATGAAGCTGAATCACCTGTGCAACGATACGCTCGTCACCGTGGTGAACGGGCAGCTCCCCGGCCCAGCTATAGAGGTCACGGAAGGAGACTCTCTGGTTGTTCATGTCGTCAACAAGTCGCCCCATGGAGTAACAATTCACTG GCATGGAGTGAAGCAGCAACTGAATTGCTGGGCTGATGGGGCGGGGATGATCACTCAATGCCCGATCCAACCGAACAAGAACTTCACATACCGTTTCGACGTGGCCGGGCAAGAGGGCACGCTGTGGTGGCACGCTCATGTCACCTCCCTCCGTGTGACCGTCCATGGCGCCCTCATCATCCGCCCAAGATCCGGGCCGGACTCGTACCCGTTCCCCAAACCCGACAAGGAGATCCCAATTGTTATAG ATCTCTTGACTGCAGGTGAATGGTGGGAGACAGATCCTTTCGAGTTGGATAGGAGATTCGCGAACAGTGACTTTGCCGATGTGCCCCGTTCATCTACCATCAACGGAAAGCTTGGGGACCTTAATACCTGTTCCG GGGTCACCGAAGACAATTATGTTCTTGAAGTGGAGCTTGGCAAGACGTATCTTTTGCGGATAGTAAACGCTGCGCTTCACCCACAGTACTACTTCAAGATCGCCGGGCACACGTTCACGGTGGTGGCCGTCGATGCCAACTATGTCAAACCATACATGACGGACACCATCGTGATCGCAGCAGGCGAGACCGTCGATGTGttggtcgtcgccgccgccgcgcctacgGGCGGCAGGTACTACATGGTCGCACTGGGCATCATGTCATTGGGGCCCCTCACCAAAACCCCGGTGTTCATTTCACGCGGGGTCATGTCCTACACCGCCAATGCCTCGGGCAAAGGAACGTCAGATGATACTGGTCCGATAATGGTCCCTGAGATGCCCGACTATCGTGACGAAACCATGTCGTTCTACTTCCATGGCAACCTGACCAGCCTGCGGCCGGTGCCAGTGCCCGGAAACATCGACGAGCGACTGCTCATTGCCGTTGACACGGGGAGACTGTGCAGACAAGGTAGTGTGCCATCACCACCAGCCTACTGCATGGTGACCCGCATGAACAACATATCATTCCAGCTTCCGACGACAACGTCATTGCTCCAAGCATATTACAAGAAGGATATCACGATGATCACCTCCCTCCGGGACTTCCCAAGCAGGCCACCACCAAGGATAGTGTTCAACCGCGGCTACACGTCGAGAGGGGTGTCGGTGTGGAGGGTGCGCTACAACACCACGGTGGAGGTTGTGCTGCAGGGGCCGCCAACGCCAGCCAGCTACTCTAACCCCATGCACCTCCATGGCCACGACTTCTTCATCCTAGCGCAGGGGCTCGGGAGATACAACGCGGAGAAGGATGTGTACGCGTACAACCTGGTTGATCCGCCCGTGAGGAACATGGCCCTCGTCCCCATGTATGGGTGGACTGTCATCCGATTCGTCACAACTAATCCTG GGGTGTGGTTCTTGCACTGCCATCTCGCACAACACGTGTCGTCGGGCATGGCGATGGCATTCGTGGTGGAGAATGGACCAACGACCGACACCACTCTTCCTCCGCCTCCCGCAGATTATCCAAGTTGTGATGACCCAGATGATAAAGTGGGGTATGAATGA